TGATGGGCAAGGTCAGGGCCACGGCCGCGGAGTTGCTCATCAGGCTGGACAGGAATGAGCCGAAAAAGCCGATTCCGTAGAAGACCGCAAACGAAGGCTGGCCTTCAAGCAGCGGCAGACAGACCTCAGCCAGGTATTTGCCCGCTCCGGATGTGAGCATGGCTCCGCCCAAGGATACACCGGCACCGAAGACGATCCAGGACTCCCAGGGGAATTTGTCGCAGATGGTCTTGAATGAAATGAACTTTGGGCCGCAAAATCCGGCCAGGGCCAGGGCGGCGGGGACGCTGTAGTGTAGTCCGGTCAGGTCCGAGAATGTCCACAGCAGGAAGGTCACTCCGAAGATGATGGTAACGCCGAGTTCTTTTCCCCGCATGGAAGGCATTTTTTCGATTCTCACCTCGGCCGGGAGTTCTTTTTCCTTGGGCCGGAAAATCATCCACAGGACGCCCCAAGTGGTGACGGCGGTCAGGATGCAGATGGGGAACTGGATGACGATGTACTCCAGGAAGCCGATGGTCGCCTCGTGACCCGCGTCTCGCGTGAAGTTTTGCAGGATTTCGAGGGCCAGAGGGTTGCGGCCGCCGCCCAGAAGGGTGCCGAAACCGCCGGCCGAGGAGGCTAATGGAATGAGAATGATGAAGAATTTTGAAAGATTGTTGCTTTTTTGCGGGGTGATTCCCATGGCCATGAAGACCGGAACCAGCGCAAAGATCATGATGACCGTGACTGTCGCGTCGTGAAAGACGGTGGCCAGCATGGTGCACCCGACGGCCAGCACGAAGCTAAGTTTCTTGACCCCTGTTCCGGCCATCTTGAAAATGTAATACATGATGCGGTTAGCCAGGCCGACCTCGTTCAAGACCACGCCGAACATGACGATCATGAGCACGAACATGACCGCAGGACTGGCGAATGGCGCCCAGGCGTCGGTCGGCTTCTGGATGCCGAACAGGATGAGCCCCGCGGCGGCGCACAGGGCCGAGACGCCGATGGGTATGGCCTCCGTGACCCAGAGGAGGACGACGGTCAGGAGCAGGGCCAAAAATTTGTGCCCGTCGACGGGCAGATTGGCCGGGGTAGGCAGAAGATAAATTCCGAGGCCGATGGACAGGGAGATGAGGGTCTTGATGATGATCGTACGGCCCGACTGCTCGGACGTTTCCGGGTGTTCTTCGATGAGGAGTTCATCTTCGGGGTGATTTCTGTAATCGATATTTTCGTGGCTCATTATGGCACTCCATGAAGATCTTTTTTCATTATGGGTGAAATTGCGCATGCGTCCTTCATGGTTGCCGATAAATGCGCGTACACGTCCGAAAAGGCGAGCATGCCGACAAGGCGCCCACCGTCGGTGACAAACAGGGAATCATGACGATTCATGACGAATCGGTGCAGGGCCTTGTCAAGGCTGTCAGTCACCATGACGGTTTGGCCCGCAGAGGGGCTGCTGACGAAATTCCGGATGAGAATCCCCGATGCGTCGGTACAGAGTTCGTGCAGTGGGGTCGTCCACAGTGCAGCCTGGTCCAGCGCACTTCCGATCATCTTGTCGTAGGAATGGCTTCGGGAGTATTCTCCGACATTGACCTTCAGTCTTGAATAGCGGGGTTCGAGGGCCATGAGCAGGTCCATGGGAGAAACCTTGCCCACGATGTGTCCCTTCCCGTCATGGACGAGAAGGATGCATGTGCTTTTTTTTCCGCTCTGAAAATCAATGCGGCATTGTTCCAGCGCTCTCAGCGCGGCTCCGAACGTTTCCTCCTGAGAAATCCGGGGGAAATGCTCGGCCGGGATCATCAGTTCTTTCACGGTCATTGGCTCCATTGATAACTCCTTCGAGGTGTGCCGGCCTTTGCCTTAGCAGTGTGGCCGGATGTGAAATCCGCCTTTTTTCTTCAAGCGCGGGTGCACGGCGGTGGACGCAATCCCGTCGCTGGGCTCCCTCATTTTCCAAGCGGAATGAAGAATCCCCGACCGGCGTGATGATGCCGGCCGTGTTTGAATCCATGCCGCTTCCGCGCTGCAGCTCTCCCGGGCAGGCGATTTCCGCCTGATCCATCCAGAGTTGCACTCCCGGCCAGGACCTGCGCTTCACGCAAAAGATGCGGAGCAGGCTGAGGTCCTTGGGCCATCCAGAACAGCCGGACGCCATGGATTCAAAGCATTCAAAAAACGGAAAAATCGTTGTTGCTGCTGGGCAGCCGGCTGTAACAATAAAACAATGTGGCCGGGAAATTCCGATTTTACCAGCAGCGGGAGCAAAAATGGAAGCCGCCAATCGGGTCTAATTGTCGAAAAAGCGACTCCAGAGCGAGATCGCCAGATTCAAAGCGAAGAGTCCCGCCAGGCTTGCCGGCCAAAACCACCATTTTTTGAGTATCGGAGGATTCCAGGCCTTCCCCCGCGGTAGATTATGCAGCGGCTTGTAGCTGCTATTCTCGTGCGGCTGGGATGATTTCCGCAAATTCGGCTGACGTCCGTGTTCTTCTTCGTTGAAACTGAAATTTTCCTGCATCAATACCTCATTGCAAAGGGACAGCCGTTTCCCCAGGGAAAGCGATCCGGAGGGGAAACGACGGATAATTTCAGCCTTGGGTGGAATTAGAAGCCCAGGCTTTTGTGCATCTTGTCGAGTATGGCCTTTTCTTCCGCCCTGCGCAGGCGTTCGTCGCGATCTCTTTTGATCTTGTAGGCCTCCTGAATTTTTACCACGAGATATTCGTATTCATATGGTTTCATGAGATAATCGTAGGCACCCAAGCGCATGCCTTCCACGGCCGAGGATACGTCGCCGTGACCGGTGAGCATGATAACTTCGACGCCGATGTGTCTTCCACGAATCTCCGACAGCGTCTCGATGCCGCTGAGACCCGGCATCTGGATGTCAAGAATAACGATGTCGAATTTTTCCGCCGCAAGGCGGTCCAGGGCTTCCATGCCGCTGCTCGCACCGCTGACTTCGTAGCCAGTCTCCTGCAACCGCTTGGCCAGAGTTTCTCGAAACCTTTCTTCATCATCAACCAGAAGCAATTTGGGCAAAAAATCCATTATTTCCTCCTCATGGAAGTGACACTGCATTGGTTCGGGTATGTTTATTGTTTGTGAATACCGTAACAATGTTTTCATTTCAAGATATTCTCGCCGGTTCTCTGCAGAATCGCAATTGCCTGAATTAACATGGAGAGAGGATGCAAAGATGTCTCGAAACGTACATTGGTCTTCAGGCGTGCCAGACCTTTGGATGTCTTCCTTGGTTCTTCTGGTTGAACCGGGGGGATGTAATCCCCCCGGTTTGACTATTACGACTGTGTCGGTCCGCTATCGTTATCTAGGATCGGTACAATGTTGGAACGCTAGACCCATCTTTTCTGCAGTTTATCCAGCAGGGCTTTTTCTTCTGCCCTGTGCAGCCTTTCGTCACGGTCTTTCTTGATTTTATAGGCTTCCTGGATCTTGACTACGAGGTACTCGTATTCACAGGGCTTCATCAGATAGTCAAAGGCACCGAGGCGCATGCCTTCTACGGCCGAGGATACGTCACCGTGTCCTGTAAGCATGATCACTTCCACGCTAAGGTGCTTGGCGCGGATTTCAGCCAGGGTTTCGATGCCGCTTAGTCCCGGCATCCGGATGTCGAGTATGGCCACATCGAATTTGTTGGTGGAGAGCAGGTCCAGTGCTTCCATGCCGCTGGCGGCCTCGCTCACCTTGTATCCGGTTTCCGTCAGACGCTTGGCCAGCGTTTCGCGAAAACGGTCTTCATCGTCGATAAGAAGCAATCTTGGCAAATTTTCCATTATATCCTCCTTGTTTTGACCGTCACGTAGGGACGGACAACCATTCGTCGTTTACTGATACTATTCTCTCTTGCAACTGAAGGTATACTAAAGAGAGTATCAATGAGCTGGGGGGAGGGGCGTTTCCCCTCCCTTTGAACAGGATGCTTAGTTGAATCCGATCATCGGCCAGTAAGTCAGTGCCGCGGCTACGCAGATGGCCAGCAGGGTGAGGCACCAGGGGATGGCTACCTTGGAGAACTCGACCTGGGTGAAGTATCCGGTGCTGTAAGCGATGATTGTGGGAGGACAACCAATGACGAGCATGATGAAGGAGGTGGTCATGGGGGCGAGAAGACCGACGGTCTCGACGCTCATGTTCATCATGCTGGCCATGGGTAGGGTCACGGGCAGGCTCAGGGCCACGGCCGCCGAGTTGCTCATCATGCTCGACAGGGCCGAGCCAAAGAGGCCGATGCCGTAATAGGTGACGAAGGGGGAGTGCCCCTGGAGCAGCGGCAGGCAGACTTCGGCCAGGTACTTGCCAAGGCCGCTGGAGAGCATGGCCGCGCCCAGGGAGACGCCGGAGCCGAAGACGATCCAGGATTCCCACGGGAACTTGTCACAGATGGTCTTGAAAGAGACCCAGCCGGGAGCACAGAAGCCTGCAAGGGCCAGTGCCGCGACCACGCTGACATGCCAGCCGGTCAGGTCGCCGGCGAACCACATGATGAATGCGGCGGAGAAGATTGCTGCCACACCCTTTTCAGCGCTGCTCATGGGCGGCATGGACTCGATCTTCACGGATGCGGGAAGTTCCTTTTCCTTGGGTCGGAAGTACAGGAAACAGATGGCCCAGGTCGCTATGGCGGTGAAGATGGAGACCGGGAATTCGACGATGGCGTACTTCAGGAAGCCGATTTTGACCGCGACGCCCGTGGCCTCCAGAAGGTACTTCTGGGTGATGTCCACGGCCAGGGCGCAGCGGCCGCCGCCGAGCATGGTGCCGAAGCCGCCGGCCGATGCCGCCAGAGGAATGAGGATGATGAAGAATTTGCTCAGGTTGTTGCTCTTCTTCGGCGTGATGCCCATGCTCTGGAAGAGGGGTACAATGGCGAAGAGCATGATGATGGTGATGGTCGCGTCATGAAAGAGGGTCGAGAGCAGGGTGCTGCTTATGGCTATGAAGAAGCTGAGCTGCTTCACCTTTGTTCCCGCGAATTTCAGGATAAAGAAAAGCAGGCGTTTGGCCAGGCCGACCTCGTTCAGGATGACGCCGAACATGATGATCATCATGACGAACATGACGGTCCGGTTGGCGTATGGAGCCCAGGCCTGCGAACTGCCCGTAACCTTGAAAATGATCATGAGCGCCGTGGCCAGCAGGGCGGTAACGCCAATGGGAATGGCTTCGGATACCCATAGGAACACGATCGGGAGCAGGATGGCGCCCAGACGATGCGCTTCCACCGGGAGGGACTCCGGACGGGGCAGAAAGTAAATGAACAGAAAAAGACCAAGCGCGATGAGCAATTTGATGATCATGGATTTGGATGACTGAGTCGGACCCTGGGGCTCTTCTTCGTGCATGAGGAGCTCATCTGGGGAAGTATCTCGCACGTCTTGTGCACTCATGGATTTTCTCCTTTATTATTCAATATGTTAGCTTGGCAGTGACAACATCGCTTGAACAGAAGGTGACTCAGAGGCCGCACGATTCTTTGATTCTGCGGCCAATTTCCTTGTACACGTCGGAAAAGCGCAACACGCCAATGAGCTTCTTGCCGTCCATGACGAAAAGAGAGTCATGCTTGAACATGACAAAGCGGTGGAAGGCATTGTTCAGGTTCGCGTCCTGGTCGATGATCTGGGATGATTTTGGCGGCTGGATGAAATCCTTGACCAGGATATCCTTGGCAATGGCGCAGAGGTCGTCCAGGGGTTTGGCCCAAAGGGTGGTCTGCTCTTTCATGGGCTGGATCACGTAGCTGAACTTTTCAACGTACACGCTGCTCTGTTCGTCGACCAGTTTTTCGTAGTCCGGTTCGAGTCCTCGGACCACGTCGAGGGGTGAGAGCTTGCCGACGACCTTGTTTTCACTGTCGGTCACCAGCAGGATGCGCTGTTCGCGCTTGCCGGAAAGGTATTCCTCGTTGGCCCTCTCCAGAGCCATGACCGCTCCTGAGAAAGTTGCCGTGTCCGATATCCTGGGAAATTTGGCTATGGGGACCATGAAATCTTTTACGGATGCTTCCATTATCCATCGCTCCTTGGGGTTGGGCCGGAATTGATGATTGTGCACCATCTTCGCCTCCGACACAGGTTTATTGCCGATTTCAAGTCGTTAAATAATCTTGCAAACACTGTGGAGTGATTAACAATTCCTGTGCCAAGTTTTTTTTGCGCGATATGAATTTTTATATCTAAAACTCTGTTTTTAAATAATATTATTTTGATATAAAATTCACAAATAGTTTGTGCTCTCTCGGTTTTTGGCAATGTTGTTGCGTAATTTTTGCTGTATATTGCTCTTTTTCTTCTTGAGCAAAGTGTACGGTGTCTGTTATCGGGAAGGAAAATTTGCGCGATTTGAGGCTGTTTCGGAAGGGGTGGAGAAATGGAGGAAGCATGATCAAGCCGAAAGTAATTTTGGAATGGGCATCCCGGATGCGGCCCGGTGGACCTGTTCCAGCCAGGCGTAAACTCCGAACGCGTCTGCTCGTGACGCTTATCCCCACGTCTCTCATCGTGCTCGCGCTGATGGGATATGCAACGTATTGGGCGTCATCGGAATTTATCTCCCTCGCCCTTGAACGCAACTCACGGATTCATGCCGTTTCCACCGCCTATGCGGTGGAAACGTTGCTGGAGCGTTGCAAGCGGCAGCTTCTTTTTGCGGCCCGCAATCCCATGAGCGCGGAGGATATGGCCCGCTATTTAAGGGATATTCGGGAACTCGACGGCCTTGAGTTTGCGGAATTCGGCTTCATTCCCCTGCGTGAAGCAGATCCTGTTGTTTTTGTGAGTCGCGAGGGGAAAGAAATACGATTGACGCAGGATGAAGTGAACGGCATTCGGCCCGGTCCAGCGCTTCTGTATGCGCATGTTCGCGGTTTGAAAGCGGGTGAAGTGTGGCTGTCGGAGTTTAAAGAGGTGGAAACTCCCTATCCCAGTGCTGACAATCCGCGAGAACGCATGTCCTGTGTCGCGTTGCGTATGGTGACTCCCTATGTGGGTCCTGACGGAGAACTGGACGGGTACGCTTATCTTTCGCTTAACGCCAAGATGATCCGCAATGTGCTCTCTCTCTATGAGTCGTCCAATTCTCCCGTTTTCGCTTTCTCGCGCAATCCAAAGTTTCAGCGGTACACCTTTTTTTTCGATGTGGGGGGGTGGGTGCTTTTCCAGTCCGAATCGGAACAGGGTGACGATGCGCCTCTGCGTACCTTGAATATCCGGAAAACCTTGTCCGGGACTCTGGGCAGACCCGGTATGCCAGAGGCGTTCCGTCCCTCGGAGCGGAACGAAAATTATTGGCAGACCGTCGAGGATGTCCGCGATGGGCACAAGGACATTGTCCGGTCGCTCAATCGAGTGGAGTCCGCTTCGCCCTACAGTGACCATTTTCTTGCCTACGCTCCGGTACGCCTGCACCTGGCCCCGGATCAGGACGCAAGAATCATCGGCGGAATCGCCTACGAAGACCGCAGCGTGCTGGTCGACCTCGCAGGTTACAGGCACATCGATGTCATGCTGATCATCAGCGCCATTTCCGTGCTGGTTCTGGTGCTGGCCATTGCTCTGGTGGCCAGGGGCACCACGCTGGGTCTGCAGGAACTTGCCTATGCGGTGAAGACTCTCACGGAAAAGGGAGAGTGGGAGGAAGTCCGTCTGATCGAGACGGGCTATGAGGCAGAGATGCTCAAGGATTCGATCAATTCCATGATCAGGACACTGCAGGCGCAGTTTGAGGAGATCAAGTCAAAGGACCTGAAGATCGAGTCCGTGGCTTTGAAAGAACCGGCGGAACTGAGTATGGGGTCCTCCATATCCACATTGGACGCGGACTTTCCGGAACTTGTCGGTTCGGGGCCGCACATGAAGCAGATGAAACGCGTCATCATCAAGGCCAGCCAGGTCGAAGTGGACGTGCTTATCGAAGGCGAGACCGGTACGGGCAAGCAATTGGCCGCCGAAGCCGTTCATCGCCTGTCGTCCAGAAACGGCAAACCCTTCATCTCAATCAATTGCGGTGAACTGGACGAGAATCTCTTGCTCGATTCCCTGTTTGGTCACGTCAAAGGGGCGTTCACGGACGGTAAGGGGGACCGGCGCGGCGCTTTTCTGCAGGCCGATGGCGGGACGCTGTTTCTGGACGAGATTCAGTCCGCATCCATGAAGGTCCAGCAAGCCTTGTTGCGAGCTCTGTCCCTGCGCAAGATCAAGCCGCTGGGCAGCGACCAGGATGTGGACGTGAACGTGCGTCTTATCACGGCCACCAATGTCGATTTGAAGGCCCTGATCGGTGAAGGGAAGTTCCGTGAGGATCTCTATTACCGGCTCAAGGTCATTACCATCACAACCCCTCCGTTACGGGAGCAGCGGCAGAACATCCCGCTTTTGGCCATGCACTTCCTGAAAGAGGGGGAACACATGGCTGGAAGATCTGATCTCGCTCTTTCGCGCGGGGCCCTGAAAGCCCTTGTCTCCTATGATTGGCCAGGCAACATCCGCGAACTCAAGCATGTGATCATAACGGCGGCCGTGATGTCCGAGGGGCGCGTGATCCAGTCCGAGCAATTGGGCATCAACGGCAAGGCAAGAAATGAGGATGACGCATTAAACCAGAGTGCGGATTCGTTTGTGCGGGAGAAAGGGGACGGTTTTGAAAATTCGTTTCCCGCAAGAACTGATAAAAAGAAACATGACACAGTATTGCCTTTGGATCTGAACCCCCGGCAGGTCATAGCATGCGAGTATGTACGGGGGCATGGGAGCATTTCGAGCAAGGACCTGCTCGATCTTCTCGATGGCGGCATTTCAAAGAGAACCGCAAGCTATGACCTCCAGGACCTGGTCGGCCGCGGCCTGCTGGCAAGGATAGGTCGTGGTCCCTCGACGCGTTACGTGTGGCCCTCGGGCGGCGATTCGTCCTGATCGGTATCGCTGTTGCACCCTCTTCCGGGGTCGGCTATGGGTGATCTGCCAAGTTGAATAACGGGTCATTGGTTGTTTCAGGAAGTATTCCTCAGGAGCACGTATGTCTGTATTTGGGCTCAAGGATCTCGGGACAAAGATTGCCATCACGGCGTTGGGTTTTTCGCTGATTCCGCTTATCGTCCTGGGTGCGACCATGTACTCCATGTTCGCCTCGGCCTACCACACCAAAGTCCGCTCCAATCTGATGACCCTGGCCGAGAACAAACGTCAGGGAATCGATCTCTTTTTGCGGGAACAGGTTTCCCAGTTGCGCACCCTTGCCTATGCCC
The Desulfomicrobium macestii genome window above contains:
- a CDS encoding response regulator, with translation MENLPRLLLIDDEDRFRETLAKRLTETGYKVSEAASGMEALDLLSTNKFDVAILDIRMPGLSGIETLAEIRAKHLSVEVIMLTGHGDVSSAVEGMRLGAFDYLMKPCEYEYLVVKIQEAYKIKKDRDERLHRAEEKALLDKLQKRWV
- a CDS encoding CBS domain-containing protein is translated as MEPMTVKELMIPAEHFPRISQEETFGAALRALEQCRIDFQSGKKSTCILLVHDGKGHIVGKVSPMDLLMALEPRYSRLKVNVGEYSRSHSYDKMIGSALDQAALWTTPLHELCTDASGILIRNFVSSPSAGQTVMVTDSLDKALHRFVMNRHDSLFVTDGGRLVGMLAFSDVYAHLSATMKDACAISPIMKKDLHGVP
- a CDS encoding SLC13 family permease, with amino-acid sequence MSAQDVRDTSPDELLMHEEEPQGPTQSSKSMIIKLLIALGLFLFIYFLPRPESLPVEAHRLGAILLPIVFLWVSEAIPIGVTALLATALMIIFKVTGSSQAWAPYANRTVMFVMMIIMFGVILNEVGLAKRLLFFILKFAGTKVKQLSFFIAISSTLLSTLFHDATITIIMLFAIVPLFQSMGITPKKSNNLSKFFIILIPLAASAGGFGTMLGGGRCALAVDITQKYLLEATGVAVKIGFLKYAIVEFPVSIFTAIATWAICFLYFRPKEKELPASVKIESMPPMSSAEKGVAAIFSAAFIMWFAGDLTGWHVSVVAALALAGFCAPGWVSFKTICDKFPWESWIVFGSGVSLGAAMLSSGLGKYLAEVCLPLLQGHSPFVTYYGIGLFGSALSSMMSNSAAVALSLPVTLPMASMMNMSVETVGLLAPMTTSFIMLVIGCPPTIIAYSTGYFTQVEFSKVAIPWCLTLLAICVAAALTYWPMIGFN
- a CDS encoding response regulator, producing the protein MDFLPKLLLVDDEERFRETLAKRLQETGYEVSGASSGMEALDRLAAEKFDIVILDIQMPGLSGIETLSEIRGRHIGVEVIMLTGHGDVSSAVEGMRLGAYDYLMKPYEYEYLVVKIQEAYKIKRDRDERLRRAEEKAILDKMHKSLGF
- a CDS encoding sigma-54-dependent transcriptional regulator, which gives rise to MIKPKVILEWASRMRPGGPVPARRKLRTRLLVTLIPTSLIVLALMGYATYWASSEFISLALERNSRIHAVSTAYAVETLLERCKRQLLFAARNPMSAEDMARYLRDIRELDGLEFAEFGFIPLREADPVVFVSREGKEIRLTQDEVNGIRPGPALLYAHVRGLKAGEVWLSEFKEVETPYPSADNPRERMSCVALRMVTPYVGPDGELDGYAYLSLNAKMIRNVLSLYESSNSPVFAFSRNPKFQRYTFFFDVGGWVLFQSESEQGDDAPLRTLNIRKTLSGTLGRPGMPEAFRPSERNENYWQTVEDVRDGHKDIVRSLNRVESASPYSDHFLAYAPVRLHLAPDQDARIIGGIAYEDRSVLVDLAGYRHIDVMLIISAISVLVLVLAIALVARGTTLGLQELAYAVKTLTEKGEWEEVRLIETGYEAEMLKDSINSMIRTLQAQFEEIKSKDLKIESVALKEPAELSMGSSISTLDADFPELVGSGPHMKQMKRVIIKASQVEVDVLIEGETGTGKQLAAEAVHRLSSRNGKPFISINCGELDENLLLDSLFGHVKGAFTDGKGDRRGAFLQADGGTLFLDEIQSASMKVQQALLRALSLRKIKPLGSDQDVDVNVRLITATNVDLKALIGEGKFREDLYYRLKVITITTPPLREQRQNIPLLAMHFLKEGEHMAGRSDLALSRGALKALVSYDWPGNIRELKHVIITAAVMSEGRVIQSEQLGINGKARNEDDALNQSADSFVREKGDGFENSFPARTDKKKHDTVLPLDLNPRQVIACEYVRGHGSISSKDLLDLLDGGISKRTASYDLQDLVGRGLLARIGRGPSTRYVWPSGGDSS
- a CDS encoding CBS domain-containing protein, which gives rise to MALERANEEYLSGKREQRILLVTDSENKVVGKLSPLDVVRGLEPDYEKLVDEQSSVYVEKFSYVIQPMKEQTTLWAKPLDDLCAIAKDILVKDFIQPPKSSQIIDQDANLNNAFHRFVMFKHDSLFVMDGKKLIGVLRFSDVYKEIGRRIKESCGL
- a CDS encoding SLC13 family permease, with the protein product MSHENIDYRNHPEDELLIEEHPETSEQSGRTIIIKTLISLSIGLGIYLLPTPANLPVDGHKFLALLLTVVLLWVTEAIPIGVSALCAAAGLILFGIQKPTDAWAPFASPAVMFVLMIVMFGVVLNEVGLANRIMYYIFKMAGTGVKKLSFVLAVGCTMLATVFHDATVTVIMIFALVPVFMAMGITPQKSNNLSKFFIILIPLASSAGGFGTLLGGGRNPLALEILQNFTRDAGHEATIGFLEYIVIQFPICILTAVTTWGVLWMIFRPKEKELPAEVRIEKMPSMRGKELGVTIIFGVTFLLWTFSDLTGLHYSVPAALALAGFCGPKFISFKTICDKFPWESWIVFGAGVSLGGAMLTSGAGKYLAEVCLPLLEGQPSFAVFYGIGFFGSFLSSLMSNSAAVALTLPITLPMAEMMNLSPKAVAMLSPMTTSFIMLVIGCPPTIIAYSTGYFSQAEFIKVAVPWCLTLLLVATISVLVYWPLIGFY